Below is a window of Aeromonas veronii DNA.
CAAGATCGTCAACATCCTCGAGCCGCTGGCGAGCATCGCCTGGGCGCTCGGCTTCGAGTACCACCATGGGCTTTTGGAGAAGATGTGGAAGGAGATCATGAAGAACCACGCCCATGACAGCATCGGCTGCTGCTGCAGCGACAAGGTGCATCAGGAGGTGATGACCCGCTTCATTCTGGCCGACGACATGGCCGAGAACCTGATCCGCTTCTACATGCGCAAGATTGTCGACAACATGCCGGTGGCACTGTGTGAAGACGGCGTGCAGGTGGCCGACAAACTCTGCCTGTTCAACCTGATGCCCTTCCCCCGTAAGGAGGTGATCAACACCAGTATCCGCATTCGCGCCCAATCCTTTGCCCTGCGCGATGAAGCGGGCCAGCCGATCCCCTACTTCATCCGCGCCAGACGCGAGATTGACCCGGGTCTGGTGGACAGACAGATTGTTCACTACGGCAACTACGACCCCTTTATGGAATACGACATCCAGCTCTGCCATCCGCTGCCGGCCATGGGCTATTGCACTCTGCATATCGAGGGTAACCAGCCGGGAGTGGAGCAGCCGGTGACTACCAGCGGGGAGCTGCTGGAGAACGATTTTTACCGCATCGCCCTCAATGACAACGGCACTTTGCAGATCCTGGACAAGCTGCGCGGCACCACCTTCGATCAGGTGCTCACGCTGGAAGAGGGTTCCGATGATGGTGACGAGTATGACTACTCGCCATCGCGAGACGAGTGGCTGCGCTACTCCACCGAGTTTGCGGTGACCCGCGAGGTCACCCATCAGGCGTGGCAGAGCATTGCGACCCTCAAACTGCGCATGGCCTTGCCTGCCAACCTCGCCGAGCGGGCCAACCGCCAGTGCAGCGGCCACCTCGATGCCACCTGCCGTATCACGCTTGCACATCAGAGTCCGCGCATCGACATCGAGCTGGAGCTCGACAATCAGGCCGACGATCACAGGGTACGGGTGCTGATCCCCACCCCCTTCCCGAGCGACACCGTGGTCTCTGACAACCAGTTTGGCTGCATCACCCGCCCCACTCGCGACAGCGCCATGGCGAACTGGGAGGCAGAAGGGTGGAAAGAGGCCCCCATTCCGGTCTGGCAGCTGATGAACTTCGTCGCCCTGCAAGATGGCCAGCAGGGGCTGGCGGTGCTGAGCGATGGTTTGCGCGAGTTTGAAGTGATCGGCGAGCAGTGTGACACCCTGGCGCTCACCCTGCTGCGCGGGGTCGGCGTACTCGGCAAAGAGGAGCTGCTGCTGCGCCCGGGTCGCCCCTCCGGCATCAAGCTACCCACCCCGGATTCCCAGGTGCGTGGCAAGCTCAGCTGCCGTTTCAGCCTGCTGGCGTTTGCTGGCGATCACATCAGCGCCAACGTGATGCAGGCGGCGCGCAGCTACCTCACCCCGGTACGCTGCTACAACAAGATCCCGTTCGATGCCATGAAGCTCAACAAGGCAAGCTTCACTACCCCGCTGCACTTCAGCCTGCTCTCCATGGACCCCTCCGGTCCGGTGCTGAGCGCCCTGAAAAAGGCAGAGGATGAAGAGGCGCTGGTGATCCGGGTCTACAACCCGAGCGAGCAGGCTGTGCTGAAGGGTGGCAAAGTGAGCAGCGAACACGCCCTGAACGACTGGCAAGCGGTGCGGATGGACGAACAGCCCCTGCCCCTTGAACTGACCGCTGGCGAGTTTGGTGAGCTGGCGCCGTGCCACTCCCGCAGCGTGCGCTTTCGGGTGGCTCGCGGCTAACCCCACAGGTAGCAACAGGCGGGGAAGAGTCATCCCCTCCCCGCCTGTTTATCCCTCAGGCAG
It encodes the following:
- the mngB gene encoding mannosylglycerate hydrolase, producing MTVSRVHITPHMHWDREWYFTTEESRILLVNNMAEILARLESDPDYKFYVLDGQTAVLEDYFAIQPENKARVKALVEAGKLIIGPWYTQTDTMQVSGESILRNLLYGMRDCLSLGEPMKIGYLPDSFGMSSQLPHIFNGFGIDRAMFWRGCSERHGTDKTEFLWQSNDGSEVTAQVLPLGYAIGKYLPEDEAGLRKRLESYFEVLEKASVTKDILLPNGHDQMPLQQNIFAIIDKLREIYPQREFHMSRFEQVFERIEACRDQLATLKGEFNDGKYMRVHRTISSTRMDIKLAHAAIENKIVNILEPLASIAWALGFEYHHGLLEKMWKEIMKNHAHDSIGCCCSDKVHQEVMTRFILADDMAENLIRFYMRKIVDNMPVALCEDGVQVADKLCLFNLMPFPRKEVINTSIRIRAQSFALRDEAGQPIPYFIRARREIDPGLVDRQIVHYGNYDPFMEYDIQLCHPLPAMGYCTLHIEGNQPGVEQPVTTSGELLENDFYRIALNDNGTLQILDKLRGTTFDQVLTLEEGSDDGDEYDYSPSRDEWLRYSTEFAVTREVTHQAWQSIATLKLRMALPANLAERANRQCSGHLDATCRITLAHQSPRIDIELELDNQADDHRVRVLIPTPFPSDTVVSDNQFGCITRPTRDSAMANWEAEGWKEAPIPVWQLMNFVALQDGQQGLAVLSDGLREFEVIGEQCDTLALTLLRGVGVLGKEELLLRPGRPSGIKLPTPDSQVRGKLSCRFSLLAFAGDHISANVMQAARSYLTPVRCYNKIPFDAMKLNKASFTTPLHFSLLSMDPSGPVLSALKKAEDEEALVIRVYNPSEQAVLKGGKVSSEHALNDWQAVRMDEQPLPLELTAGEFGELAPCHSRSVRFRVARG